In Apodemus sylvaticus chromosome 7, mApoSyl1.1, whole genome shotgun sequence, the sequence agccttttcaacaaatggtgctggttcaactggaggtcagcatgcagaagaatgggaattgctccatccttgtctccttttactaagctcaaatccaaatggatcaagaacctccacataaagccagacactctgaagctaatagaaaagaaactggggaagacccttgagggcatcggtacagggagaaagtttctgaacagaacaccaatagcgtatgctctaagatcaagaattgacaaatgggacctcataaaattacaaagtttctgtaattttctggctttcatagtctctggtattATATGAGagctggtgtaattctgataggtatgcctttTTATGTCACTTGACATTTTCACTGTCTTTTTAATACTCGTTTTTTGTTTAGTGATTatggtgttttaattactatgtgatgagagggattttttttctcgtccaatctatttggagttctgtaacttcttgaatgttcatgggcatctctttctttagattaagggaattttcttcaataattgtgttgaagacatttactggacctttaagttggaaatcttcactctcttctatacctataatccttagggttggtcttctcCTTTTGTcgtagatttcctggatgtttgtgattaggagctttttgcatttggcattttctttgacagttgtgccAATGCTTtgtatagtatcttctgcatctgagattctctcttctatctcttgtattctgttgttgatgcttgaatctatgactcctgacttctttcctaggttttctatgtccagagttgtttccctttgtaatatctttattgtttctacctccacttttagatcctggatggttttattcaattccttcacctgcttggttgtgctttcctatattctttaaaggcttctacctgttttcctgtgttctcctgtatttctttaagggggttatttatgtccttcttgaagccctctattagcatcatgagctgtgatttttaatccaaatcttcctttttccagtgtgttttgTTATCCAAGTCTTTCTGTTGTgtgagaattggattcagatggtgccatgttgccttgatttctgttggtaacatttcTACCTTTCCGTTTCTCCATCTGgtgttctctggtgttagttggtcctgctgtctctggctggtgggtatcccttctgtgggcctgcaagcctgtctcagctcCTGTGGGTGATTAGCTCTCCTGTGGCAGAGGGTGCTGTGGTTCAGCCCAGCTCCCGTTTGCAGGTGTAGGTCAGAAGGCCCCTGTCCTAGCTGCTCTGctactcctgtgttccctgtgcttcTGGCTGTACCAGCCTGCTCAGTCGCTGGAGAAAAGATGGAGGTCTCACCTCTAAACCTTGAGGTCAAAGCACTGCCTACAGACCAGTTGTTCCCTAGCAGGATTAGTGCACAGAATGCTGTGGCTCATCCCAGCTCCCGAGTGCTGGTAGGGGACTGATGGaccctgtctcagctgctctgccactcctgtgctaCCCGTGCTcctgctcagttgctggagaAAAGATCCACACCATATTTTATTCCAAGATCATTTTCATTTTGAATGTGCATCTCTAATTTAAGATAGTTATTGTTTATTGTCATACTGATTAAATTCCCGATTTTGGTACAGATTTGAGTAGGCAGTAGGTTATCAAATGTAATCTATAAACACACtttaaattttaagatataaaGATAGGAAATTACCACTTTCATTCATGTGTACCAtgtcagagaaataaaaattcatagaagtttttttttttttttaatttggtcttTGATTTTACTCAGTTAAGAGCTTTTCCTGCAtggtagaaggaagaaagagaaaggagtgagtgagagaggaagggaagaaaatttccctttaATAAAATCAAGCCCTATTTTTAAAAACGTCTCAAGTATGTAAAACAAAATCAGAAGGTAAAATGTTTTAGTCTCATCCTAAGGAGATCATAAGGTACAATTATTGTTTCTTATAttgaatataaatatgttttcctCTCAAGTCTAGCCCTTACTTTGAAGGGTTACCTTATTGAGTTGCTCTCTtggatacatttcttttttttattgatatatttttaatttacatttcaaatgatttccccttttctgggtcctcactccccacaagtcccataagccctcttccctccccctgttcctccatttaccccttcctgcttccctgttctggaattcccctatactcttgcactgagtctttccagaaccagggtccactcctccattctttttggatatcatttaatatgtggattattccttggatattcaaagtttctaggctaatatccacttatcagtgagtgcataccatgattgatcttttgagactgggttacttcacttagtatgatgttctccatctccatccatttgtctaagaatttcatgaattcattgtttttaatggctgaatagtactctattgtgtaaatataccacattttttgtatccattcctctgttgaaggacacctgggttctttccagcttctgcctactacaaatagggctgctgtgaacatagtggagcatgtgtccttattgcatgctgaagaatcctctggatatatgcccaggagtggtataaccgggttcTCAGGAAGGACATttcttaaacatattttaatttcaaatataagTTTGAAGAGGAAAGTTCCCAGAACAATGGATTCAATTAATCTGAGAACAATGATCACAAAGTAACACTCTATATTCCAGTATGTATGTAATCATTACAACATTTATTGCTTCAGAATATCAAGATATTAAACAAATATATCCCCCTCTCTTAGACTATGGttgtcaaatacatacttgagcCAAATACAATGAatacatatttcatttttcttagtaTATGAAAAAATGGAATATTGTTACAATCTGTTGTGGTTGCCCTCAAATAACCCAGTTTTCATGTTTCTATTCCAATGCAGAGTTGTTATgggattttagttaattttgattATGCAACTATTCTTCCTTAAGACACTACCTGAACAAAGGTGTACCACATTTTAACTCAGGTTTGAAGATCAGTACAGGAATGTCTAGTAACTTTGAATTTATTTCATATGTTAATGCTTTTCTATATTTAATAATGCAATATACATACTTTcaaatttaggagaaaatattcaaatacttCTATATGAATACCCTAATGAggtaaaacaagacaaaagataATGGATGgagaattgtttaaaaaaaatttcccccATAGGAATGACAGTAGTCTTGGCAATGAGCTTCATTATTTTGTTTGCTATACTGTAGTACTGGGTAAAGGCCTTAATGGAAGTTAATACTGAGAGAAGTCATAAAAAGAAGTTATATTTTTAGAATAAACCAGAGATTATAGAGATTTGCACATTGGAAAACCAAAATGTTAAGGGCCATAGTGATACATTTTGTTCTTAGGTAGCAAGGCCATAGTACCTGGCAAGACCACAGGGAATACTAATTTAGTCGTGGGACAGATAATGTAACTGATTTAGTCATGGGTCCAGTGTGTATAGGGTCATGGAGATGCTGATCATAGGACCGTTTTTCCCCATCAGTGCAGTTAGATGAAATAGTGGAGCCAAGCCTATGCCTGTGGGGATAAAGAAATGGCTTTTATAATTGGATATAGTATTTTCTTCATAATAAcataatgaacattttaaaaaagcaaacaaagcaatAGAACTAAGTCCTAAACCAGCATAAGCAAAGGCAACAAATCCAAAGTAGATGGAACCAATTAGGTCTTGACAACAAGTATATGTCAAGAGATACTACCATAAACCCATGGTCAGTGAGAATAGCAGCGTCGGAGTTGATTTCATAATGTAAGATTGTTGGGAGGGGATTCtttttttgctttagttttttttttctttttggaagaaaTTAATAATTCCTAGATTCAGTAATGCTATTATTTAAGCACACTTCACTAAGAAATACCCCATATAGGTGACTCATTGTTACTGGCTTTAAGAATGCCAGAGGGGGAAAAATGTCAGAGAAACATCTACTgagctttctttttattaagtaCACAAAAGAAAGAGCAAAGTCACCTGACTGTGCTTAAAAATAATATCTGTGACTGATATCTGAGAGTCTGATTTTGAAGGTACATGAAAATATACTTTGATATTGAAAATCCATGTGGTAAagtagaagaattttcttttaaaattaggtaAATTTCAATTGCACAGTTACTACAAATTAAGATTTACAATGTAGCAtagaaagttttaaaaactgaaagaagttttaaaaactaaaaccataCTAGTTTTAAGTTGTGCAAACTATATGATTTTTGAGATACAAATCATGGGTCTTACAACCTAAAATGCCAAtatctaatatattttaatatctacTATTTAATAGAGCAATTAAATAAGCATGTGTCTTGCAAAACAGAACAATTTTTCTCAGAAACAAGGATGCTCATGCTCTCATTAAAGCTGACATAAACATACATTTTGAAATTATCGGTATCAAAAGTCCTACCATTTCTTTGAGAGAGGAATTCACTTGGAAtactttactgaagttgtaaAACAACATGGTGCTTTAAATAAATTTAGTGCCCATGCCAGGTAAGGTATTAATTAGACCCTGGAACTTCACTGCAACTCCTGGTTAAAGAGACAAATGATTAGTGAATTAGTGAACAATATGTTTATTGTTACATTATTCACAACACTCAGGAATCAGCCTAGATGCCCATCAATGAATGGTTATAGAAAATGTTGGGTATATGCACAATGAAATTATAATCAGGTGtcaagaatgaaatcaaagcatctgtaggaaaatggatggaactagagttCAATATggtaagtgaaataagccaaatCCAGAAAGACATGTATTTTCTCTCATACTAAATCTAGATATTTCTATATCTGTGCaacatatataatgtgtgtgtgcttgagggGGGAGTAGGTAGAAAGATTACTCTGAAAGAAGAGATTTTAAGGGGGAAGAGAGCATTACAGAATGCATGTGAACTGGAAACCAAAGGGGACTACTATCTGGCAGGAAGAAAGCAGCTAGAGTAGGACTTGCAGGATGTGTAGAGGCAGTGTGAAAGGGATATGGAATAGGAACTAAATTATAATGACAAACATGCATAAAAAGACCACAACAAACCCTACTACTTTGTATGCTGACTTGATAATGACCAACTTCTCTAGAGGTAAAAATTTCTATATCCTCTCTGTTGTGGAATAGGGACTAATGtagaaaaactattttaaaagtatcatttcAGATTATAAGGATATCATCCAGTGAGTTATATGTTAAGACAACACTCAGGTTGGTACAATTTGGAATGATGATAAAAAATGTAAATCTATTAAATGTGAACCAGAAAATGAGTGTCAAGTGCTAGAGACTTACTAAAAGCTAGGTCTCTAGATGACAGTGAAAACAAATagaatcagaaattaaaaaaataataactgcAATGGTTTAGCAATGTAATGTGTTCCAATACATTCTTAATGACAAAGATATATTGCATGTACATAACATTATATACAATAATAGTAAAAAAGTATATTGTGGAAAATTTCTGGCAACACAAATGTGAAATGAAATCATTTATCCAGCAAGCAGAAATTAGTAGGGGTTCAACAATTCTTACACTTGAGTGTTCAATGTAAATTTTTCATCTATTTCTAATTTATCTTCATGTCACACAATGTACAGTCTATAAGCCATTTTCACTTCAAGAAAACTTTCCCTTCTACACAGTACACATCTGTGAACACTGATTTTTCTATCCTTTAACTTAAGTGGGCATAcatttgtaattttcatttatataagaaaatactatatattctggattattcaaaatgaatttatattcaataaaactttGGTAAAATGTATTAAACTTCTGGAAATAGCATACATCTATAGTCATTCTTGGATAGAAGGAACATTTTATTGTGCCCAGATATATTTTAACCAATTCTACTATGTGTAATTTTAGAGCACTCATGCATATATTACTTTTAGAAATGATTAGAATACCATGGGTCCCTGTATTTGTTGAACTGAATAACCTGACAGTAAAATTCAGTTAAAGCTCTTGGCATTGGTGACACCTCTTCCCACTCTGATCTACTACTGTGGTAGACCTGCACTTCATCTGTGATCTCATCTGGTGCATAATCTCCACCTAATATGTAAATCTTATCCTCAATTCCAATTGCACCTGCATTAAAGCCGGCACACTCAAAAGACCCTTCTCCTTTCCAAACACAAGTATCAGGACAAAAACTATATACTTTATAGGTGGAAAGATCACATATATAAAGGGTGCAGTTTACTGGGACAGCTTTAATTAAAGTAGCATGAAAAAATTGCCCAAACTCTGCTACTATTTCTGACCATTGGTCAGTTGTAGCATTGTATTTAAAAAAGCAATCAAGTGATGGGTTGAAAGCATCAGCAATCTCTACTTCAGATCCAAGGACATAAATGACATTCTGGCATGCACTGGCTTCTGGGTAATAGATGCCTCTGGGTAAAGGGCTAACTGATGTCCACTCTTTGGACAGTGGATTATAAGATTCAACATCTAAGAGACTTTTAATGTCCTGGGATCCTCTAGTCTTTCCGCCAATAACAAATAATCGATTGAGAGCCATGACTGATGTATGCATGGTTCTTGGGGTTTTCATGGTTGAAACCCAGAAAAACTCATTTTTAACTGGACAGTAGCACCAGGTCTGGTCAGTGGCGTCATGGTAAGACTCTGCAATATGAAGTCGAACCTTTCTACAGCACTTCCCTTTGCAACCACCTGTCAAGAATATTTTCTCTCCATAGCTAGACAGACTAGAACCTGGCAAATCAATCAGATGTGATTGTGGCAATATTTTCCAGGAGTCAGTTTTAATATTATAGCAAAATGTATACTGATTTTCTCCATTTTCCTCAGTTTTAtggatgaatatatatttttcagtTGTGGATGGTCGAGCGTCAGGAAAGAGGCCACTAGAAACTTGCACACACTTAATAGCATTCATGATTATGTCAAAACAGTTTGTACTTTTGAGCAAATACTCTTCCTTGAGCAAACAGTCTTGAAGTGTGTCCTCAGATAACTGATGTAATCTTACTTTTGTAATCAAGTGAGGCAGGTGCTTTTGCCTGGACTCTAAGTTATACTTAATCCATGTGAGGACAGCCTCTAGGACCATTTCTTCTTCAGGTACATTCAACCCATCTGATTCCAGACACTTTTGCAGCACTCCAAAATTCATCTCTAAAAAATCTTTGGATTTAAACAGCAAATGAAAGTGATGCTGCACGAAATATAAAGTGTCATTGAACAACTGGGCAGAGCCGTAGCTGTCTGACAGAGATAACAAATGCAAACAATTGACTAGACTGatgctttttattaaaaagtcACTGCAAGCTTTGGACAGGAAGGAAACCTGAAGAAAGGATGATAACTGGAAGAACATTTCCACGTTATCATctgttattcttgtttttccGGTATAGGCATAGTCAAGAAATGCCTTTACAGCTTTGGAGGACAAATTTGTGATAGTAACACTTCCgtcatctctttctttcatgTTTACTTCAAACATAGCCctgaaaagaattaaaaaagaagcaCAAGTAAACAGAAGTATTTTAATTATAACTATTTCCAATATCAATATACACATGCGTCTTTACCATTTACTTAATGtagaatacatttaaaagatttaatggcatcttaatgaattattttaacatttataataACTATATGGTATAATATGTATCTGCTGAGATTATGTAACCTTCATACTAAAAAAATATACAGTGTAGCTCATACatagaaagaaataggaaaaggTTGTAAAGTGTATCAAATTTTATATATTGGCTGGTTATTACATATAAAAGTTTTCTTCAATGGCAAATTAATTATATCTGTGATAATAACTAAAATTTTTTAACATACATTGCTCAAGGTCTTAGGCTTAAAAATTTACACAAAACACAGAAGAGGCCAATTGCTACTAATGATTTTGTATTTCTCTGTGGGGAAATCTGTCAAATCAGATTCATAGTAAATAGGTGACCAGGGAAGTAATATCCAAAACCTAAGTCATACAAAGCCAAAAAGTCAAACCTATCTTTTTGTGGTAACAACCACAGTAAAACTATGCCCTAAATATGAATAATTATACCAGCTTGGAAATTAAAAGGCAAATCAAAGGGATTGGGACTATTTTGAACTCAGAAAAGTCAAAAATACAGGTTATTTGGGGGTATACCTACTCAgggaataaaatgtattttactgTTTATCCTGGTTTCATAACAGTGATGATAATATAAAAACTGCTGTGGTGATGTGACTGagaatgacccccccccccaattgggTAATGTTGGAATATATGGTTGCCAGTTGGTATAACATCTGGGAAGGACTAGAAGGGGTGGCCTTGTGGAAGAGGTGTGTCAATGGGGGAGATAGGAGGTTTCAAAACAGTGCCATTATGAGTGTGTTCTCTCATGTTCTTGCATACCGTGGCTCTCCCATTACTGACTCtaatcttctgaaactgtaagcctaaTTAGAcagtttcttttataagttgtttgGGTCATATTGTCTTACCACAGcttagaaaagtaactaagacaaattggGTGTACAATGCTTGTACTTGGTGGTATTGGGACTAAATTTTGCTCAGAATCTGTCCCAGAGAATAAATAAGTCAATTAGTGAGCACAAGATCTACTTGAAGAATATGAGGTATCTTTTAAATAAGATAGGAAAACAATGATAAAGAGCTCTTTTCCCAGGTTACTCAATATACTTCTTAATATGAAGCCAAATAAATGCAGTGACAAAAGTTATAATTATGCTATACCTTAACACAAGTTTCTATGACAATGTATGCCAGTTTATACATTTTACCTTATAATTATATATGATGCAATCCTGCAAAATGTAAGGAttaaacaagttgtttagaa encodes:
- the Kbtbd3 gene encoding kelch repeat and BTB domain-containing protein 3, whose translation is MDNSYNLNEQSSWNGISSEKKKNFLASEDHGQKILSVLQRFREQNVFYDFKIIMKEEIIPCHRCVLAACSDFFRAMFEVNMKERDDGSVTITNLSSKAVKAFLDYAYTGKTRITDDNVEMFFQLSSFLQVSFLSKACSDFLIKSISLVNCLHLLSLSDSYGSAQLFNDTLYFVQHHFHLLFKSKDFLEMNFGVLQKCLESDGLNVPEEEMVLEAVLTWIKYNLESRQKHLPHLITKVRLHQLSEDTLQDCLLKEEYLLKSTNCFDIIMNAIKCVQVSSGLFPDARPSTTEKYIFIHKTEENGENQYTFCYNIKTDSWKILPQSHLIDLPGSSLSSYGEKIFLTGGCKGKCCRKVRLHIAESYHDATDQTWCYCPVKNEFFWVSTMKTPRTMHTSVMALNRLFVIGGKTRGSQDIKSLLDVESYNPLSKEWTSVSPLPRGIYYPEASACQNVIYVLGSEVEIADAFNPSLDCFFKYNATTDQWSEIVAEFGQFFHATLIKAVPVNCTLYICDLSTYKVYSFCPDTCVWKGEGSFECAGFNAGAIGIEDKIYILGGDYAPDEITDEVQVYHSSRSEWEEVSPMPRALTEFYCQVIQFNKYRDPWYSNHF